One Streptomyces sp. RPA4-2 genomic window carries:
- a CDS encoding cell wall metabolism sensor histidine kinase WalK, whose translation MRRPLPRTLRGQLTAGLVTLLALACLAVGITTALALRGFLMGRLDEQLSASGGRFAASLEHEVKPDADNRPDTRGQAESTFGARLLNGAVTQAAVVDDATDRPLQLTPGDRRALTGIPVDGHGHTIRLSTLGAYRVTGVQGDDQDILITGLPLHPVEETVHRLEAVEAVLFGAALVVTGIAGALWVRISLRPLQRVTARAAEVSGLPLASGEVAMPEPLPDIDPRTEVGQVGTALNHMLGHVEDALTRRQDSEERLRRFAADASHELRTPVTNIRGHAELALRHRGPVPAEVRHALERIDGESRRMTRLVDDLLLLARLDAGRPLEHEPVDLTLLILNATEDARAAAPGHHWLLDLPEQPVAVTGDAHRLQQAIGNLLANARTHTPPGTDVTIGLTTDRASISVSVSDNGPGIPEELQPEVFGRFVRADHARSRTTGSTGLGLAIVHAVITAHGGTATVTSSPGHTTFRLTLPN comes from the coding sequence ATGAGGCGCCCGCTGCCCCGCACCCTGCGCGGCCAGCTCACCGCCGGACTCGTCACCCTGCTCGCCCTCGCCTGCCTCGCCGTCGGCATCACCACCGCCCTCGCTCTGAGGGGCTTTCTGATGGGGCGGCTGGACGAACAGCTCTCCGCCTCCGGCGGCCGGTTCGCCGCCAGCCTGGAACACGAGGTCAAACCCGACGCCGACAACCGCCCCGATACCCGGGGCCAGGCCGAATCGACCTTCGGTGCCCGCCTCCTGAACGGCGCCGTCACGCAGGCAGCCGTCGTCGATGACGCCACAGACCGTCCCCTCCAGCTCACGCCCGGGGATCGCCGCGCCCTGACGGGGATCCCCGTTGACGGACACGGACACACCATCCGCCTCTCCACTCTGGGGGCCTACCGGGTCACGGGTGTCCAGGGCGACGACCAGGACATTCTGATCACAGGCCTGCCCCTGCACCCGGTGGAAGAGACCGTTCACCGCCTCGAAGCGGTCGAAGCCGTGTTGTTCGGCGCCGCCCTCGTGGTCACCGGCATCGCCGGGGCCCTGTGGGTACGGATCTCCCTGCGCCCCCTCCAGCGAGTCACCGCCCGGGCAGCGGAGGTCTCCGGGTTGCCGCTCGCCAGCGGCGAGGTCGCTATGCCGGAACCACTTCCCGACATCGACCCGCGCACCGAGGTCGGCCAGGTCGGCACCGCCCTCAACCACATGCTCGGCCACGTGGAGGACGCCCTCACCCGGCGCCAGGACAGCGAGGAACGGCTCCGGCGTTTCGCCGCCGACGCCAGCCACGAACTGCGCACCCCCGTCACCAACATCCGAGGGCACGCCGAGCTCGCCCTGCGCCACCGCGGCCCCGTCCCCGCCGAAGTCCGCCACGCCCTGGAGCGCATCGACGGCGAGTCCCGGCGCATGACCCGCCTCGTCGACGACCTGCTTCTCCTCGCCCGCCTGGACGCCGGACGCCCCCTCGAACACGAGCCGGTCGACCTGACCCTGCTGATCCTGAACGCGACGGAGGACGCACGCGCCGCAGCCCCCGGCCACCACTGGCTCCTCGACCTCCCCGAACAACCAGTCGCCGTCACCGGAGACGCGCACCGCCTCCAGCAGGCCATCGGCAACCTCCTCGCCAACGCCCGTACCCACACCCCACCGGGCACCGACGTGACCATCGGCCTCACCACCGATCGGGCCAGCATTTCCGTCAGCGTAAGCGACAACGGACCAGGCATCCCCGAAGAGCTCCAGCCCGAGGTCTTCGGACGCTTCGTACGCGCCGACCACGCCCGCTCCCGCACTACGGGAAGCACCGGTCTCGGCCTCGCCATCGTCCACGCCGTCATCACCGCCCACGGCGGAACCGCCACCGTCACCAGCAGCCCCGGGCACACCACCTTCCGCCTGACACTCCCCAACTGA
- a CDS encoding TetR/AcrR family transcriptional regulator → MQKAGVAKASLYNLFGSKEELVQAYLDAGHADTRVQVERALTRFRTPRERLLGVFDGQGQLFTEPDFNGCAHMTASAEALRGSPVEGAADRYRLWVRTLFTDLAREAGVAAPEDLARQLHLQYDGAGVSARMDRNPSAATTARMAAASLFDATVKDKELADAGQ, encoded by the coding sequence GTGCAAAAGGCCGGCGTCGCCAAGGCATCGCTCTACAACCTGTTCGGCAGCAAAGAGGAACTAGTCCAGGCTTACCTGGACGCCGGGCATGCCGACACCCGCGTACAGGTCGAGCGCGCCCTGACCCGGTTCCGGACACCACGCGAGCGTCTGCTGGGGGTCTTCGACGGGCAGGGCCAGCTGTTCACCGAGCCCGACTTCAACGGCTGTGCACACATGACGGCCAGCGCAGAGGCGCTGCGAGGCAGCCCCGTCGAGGGTGCCGCGGACCGGTACCGGCTCTGGGTGAGGACGCTGTTCACGGATCTGGCGCGGGAGGCCGGCGTCGCCGCCCCCGAAGACCTGGCACGGCAGCTGCACCTTCAGTACGACGGCGCGGGAGTCTCGGCGCGGATGGACAGGAACCCGTCCGCGGCGACGACCGCCCGCATGGCAGCCGCGTCGCTGTTCGACGCTACGGTCAAGGACAAGGAACTGGCCGACGCCGGGCAGTGA
- a CDS encoding MFS transporter, which translates to MLSGALLLTAVFAALAVVTAAGSGGWRLGALLVTWATFGATCSMVLRPTGRLIRRAAPPQERTSAFAAQFSLSHSCGLLTYPLAGWLGAAAGLQAAGPALGAIALLAALLALRLWPSSAAASIKHEHQDLDEGHPHLCGARRMPTGWRQSHDFVPDRLHAHP; encoded by the coding sequence ATGCTGAGCGGCGCTCTGCTGCTGACCGCGGTCTTCGCCGCGCTCGCCGTCGTCACGGCCGCCGGGAGCGGCGGCTGGCGGTTGGGCGCACTGCTCGTCACCTGGGCCACCTTCGGCGCCACCTGCTCGATGGTGCTCAGGCCGACCGGGCGGCTGATCCGGCGGGCGGCGCCGCCGCAGGAGCGGACGTCGGCGTTCGCCGCGCAGTTCTCCCTGTCGCACAGCTGCGGGCTGCTGACCTACCCGCTCGCCGGCTGGCTGGGCGCGGCCGCCGGACTCCAGGCGGCCGGACCCGCCCTGGGCGCCATCGCCCTGCTCGCCGCGCTGCTCGCGCTGCGGCTGTGGCCGTCGTCCGCCGCGGCGAGTATCAAGCACGAGCACCAGGACCTCGACGAGGGGCATCCTCACCTCTGCGGCGCCCGCCGGATGCCGACCGGCTGGCGGCAAAGCCACGACTTTGTGCCGGACAGGCTGCACGCCCACCCGTAG
- a CDS encoding WhiB family transcriptional regulator: protein MTSARAEWRERAACGSSDADGLFADSARQRQAKAVCAGCPVRIECLAEALDERIEFGGWGGMTERDRRALLRRKPNVASWLSVLEAAQNSMVSRAD, encoded by the coding sequence GTGACGAGTGCGAGGGCCGAGTGGCGGGAGAGGGCCGCGTGCGGCAGTTCCGACGCGGACGGCCTGTTCGCGGACAGTGCACGTCAGCGGCAGGCCAAGGCAGTCTGTGCGGGGTGTCCGGTGCGCATTGAGTGTCTTGCCGAAGCGCTTGATGAGCGTATCGAGTTCGGGGGATGGGGAGGTATGACCGAGCGGGATCGCAGAGCTCTCCTGCGACGCAAGCCGAACGTCGCCTCCTGGCTCTCCGTACTGGAAGCCGCCCAGAACAGCATGGTGTCCCGCGCCGACTGA